A genome region from Rhodohalobacter mucosus includes the following:
- the ilvN gene encoding acetolactate synthase small subunit gives MQVKTVSKDSRHTLSVLVKHNLNTFSRIIGIFSGKGFELESVTFAAEAERGMARITITTYGDEETVEQINKHLHNVIDVLKVTDLTHKKCIERELAIIKVSTAKAGRSEIMLIAQAFKSKVIDITDDKLALEVTGNTDKVDAMIEVLKPYGITEMSRTGSVALKREFQGAVNIN, from the coding sequence ATGCAAGTTAAAACAGTCTCCAAAGATTCCCGGCATACGCTTTCCGTGCTTGTGAAACACAACCTGAATACGTTTTCCAGAATTATCGGGATTTTCAGCGGAAAAGGGTTTGAGCTTGAGAGCGTCACCTTTGCGGCTGAGGCTGAACGGGGCATGGCGCGCATAACCATTACCACATATGGCGATGAGGAAACGGTTGAGCAGATCAATAAGCATCTCCACAATGTGATCGATGTGTTAAAGGTAACCGACCTGACCCATAAGAAATGCATCGAGCGTGAACTGGCCATTATAAAGGTTTCCACCGCAAAAGCCGGTCGATCCGAAATCATGCTCATTGCTCAGGCATTCAAATCCAAAGTGATCGACATAACAGACGATAAGCTGGCACTTGAAGTCACCGGAAACACCGACAAGGTAGACGCCATGATTGAAGTACTGAAACCGTATGGTATCACTGAAATGTCAAGAACCGGGAGCGTAGCGCTGAAACGTGAATTTCAGGGAGCGGTGAATATTAATTGA